One Pseudonocardia abyssalis DNA segment encodes these proteins:
- a CDS encoding ATP-binding protein, producing MIQKLLVANRGEIAVRVFRTARALGITCVAVYSDPDADAPFVAAADEAVRLPGAAPADTYLRGDLVLAAARATGADAIHPGYGFLSENAGFARECAAAGITFVGPSPEAIAAMGSKIGAKALMSAAGVPVLPGATVGPDDDLAALGDRVGFPLLVKAAFGGGGRGMRVVRAAGELEEAVSSARREAASAFGDGTVFLERFVVDPRHVEVQILGDAHGSVVALFERECSIQRRYQKIVEEAPSPAVDDALRAELSAAAVTAGKALSYAGAGTVEFVLDADGSFGFLEVNTRLQVEHPVTELVTGLDLVELQLRVAEGEPLPPEVHDARISGHAIEARLYAEDVPAGFLPATGTLHRFAVPGDVRVDTGVADGSVVGPHYDPMLAKVIAHGPTRAAAARTLAAALAGARVHGVVTNRDLLVAILREPDFLAGATDTGFLDRHPDLLTVTDSAVALHAAAAVLARQAGNRAAARVLGGLPSGWRSVAPAPQHVSFLLGERDVEVAYRIRRGGADVTVDGGSFAVTTHAVTPTSVEVSVDGVRRSVSVHSVDGVSYVDSPLGSSALVEVPRFVDPSAAQAPGSLLAPMPGAVLRVLAEPGATVTAGQPLVVLEAMKMEHTVAAPADGELTELHVAAGDQVTTGQVLAVVTGATPNGQD from the coding sequence ATGATCCAGAAGTTGCTCGTCGCCAACCGCGGCGAGATCGCCGTCCGCGTGTTCCGCACCGCGCGGGCCCTCGGGATCACATGCGTCGCCGTGTACTCCGATCCCGACGCCGACGCCCCGTTCGTCGCCGCCGCGGACGAGGCCGTGCGGCTGCCCGGGGCCGCGCCCGCCGACACCTACCTGCGCGGCGACCTCGTGCTCGCCGCCGCCCGCGCCACCGGCGCCGACGCGATCCACCCCGGTTACGGGTTCCTCTCGGAGAACGCCGGGTTCGCCCGCGAGTGCGCCGCGGCCGGGATCACGTTCGTCGGCCCGTCGCCCGAGGCGATCGCGGCGATGGGGTCGAAGATCGGGGCCAAGGCGCTGATGTCGGCGGCCGGGGTGCCGGTGCTTCCCGGGGCGACCGTCGGCCCGGACGACGATCTCGCCGCACTGGGGGACCGGGTCGGCTTCCCGCTGCTGGTCAAGGCCGCGTTCGGCGGTGGCGGACGGGGGATGCGGGTGGTCCGCGCCGCCGGTGAGCTGGAGGAGGCCGTGTCGAGCGCGCGCCGCGAGGCCGCGTCCGCGTTCGGCGACGGCACGGTGTTCCTGGAGCGGTTCGTCGTCGACCCGCGCCACGTCGAGGTGCAGATCCTCGGTGACGCCCACGGCTCGGTCGTCGCGCTGTTCGAGCGCGAGTGCTCGATCCAGCGCCGCTACCAGAAGATCGTGGAGGAGGCGCCGTCCCCCGCGGTCGACGACGCGCTGCGCGCGGAGCTGAGCGCCGCCGCCGTGACGGCCGGGAAGGCCCTGTCCTACGCGGGCGCGGGCACCGTCGAGTTCGTCCTCGACGCCGACGGTTCCTTCGGGTTCCTGGAGGTCAACACCCGGCTGCAGGTGGAGCACCCGGTCACCGAGCTGGTCACCGGGCTCGATCTCGTGGAGCTGCAGCTGCGCGTCGCGGAGGGCGAGCCCCTGCCGCCCGAGGTGCACGACGCCCGGATCAGCGGGCACGCGATCGAGGCGCGGCTCTACGCCGAGGACGTCCCCGCGGGGTTCCTGCCCGCCACCGGCACCCTGCACCGCTTCGCCGTGCCGGGCGACGTGCGCGTCGACACCGGCGTCGCCGACGGGTCGGTCGTCGGCCCGCACTACGACCCGATGCTGGCGAAGGTGATCGCGCACGGCCCCACCCGCGCCGCGGCCGCCCGCACGCTCGCCGCGGCACTGGCCGGTGCGCGCGTGCACGGCGTCGTCACCAACCGCGACCTGCTCGTCGCCATCCTGCGCGAGCCCGACTTCCTCGCCGGCGCCACCGACACCGGCTTCCTCGACCGGCACCCGGACCTGCTCACCGTCACGGACTCCGCCGTGGCGCTGCACGCCGCGGCCGCCGTGCTCGCCCGCCAGGCCGGGAACCGGGCGGCCGCGCGCGTGCTCGGCGGGCTCCCGTCGGGCTGGCGCAGTGTCGCCCCGGCGCCGCAGCACGTGTCGTTCCTGCTGGGGGAGCGGGACGTCGAGGTGGCCTACCGCATCCGTCGCGGGGGCGCCGACGTCACCGTCGACGGCGGGTCGTTCGCGGTCACGACGCACGCGGTGACGCCGACGTCGGTCGAGGTCTCCGTCGACGGCGTACGACGGTCGGTGTCGGTGCACTCGGTCGACGGCGTGTCCTACGTCGACAGCCCGCTGGGCTCCAGCGCGCTCGTCGAGGTGCCGCGGTTCGTCGACCCGTCCGCCGCGCAGGCCCCGGGCTCGCTGCTCGCCCCGATGCCCGGTGCGGTGCTGCGGGTGCTCGCCGAACCCGGCGCGACGGTCACCGCAGGCCAGCCGCTCGTCGTCCTGGAGGCGATGAAGATGGAGCACACGGTGGCGGCCCCGGCCGACGGCGAGCTGACCGAGCTGCACGTCGCCGCGGGCGACCAGGTCACGACCGGCCAGGTGCTGGCCGTCGTGACCGGGGCCACCCCTAACGGTCAGGACTGA
- a CDS encoding acyl-CoA carboxylase subunit beta, with product MAVLRSALDTATDDYRANRAVQLDLLERVAEQHAIAIAGGGAKYQQRHRDRGRLPVRERIELLLDPDSPFLELSALAAWGTAFTVGATVVTGIGVVSDVECMVIAHDPTVRGGAMNPYSLKKTLRALEIARVNRLPVVNLVESGGADLPTQADLFVPAGRIFHELTGLSAAGVPTVALVFGNSTAGGAYVPGMCDYAVLVDKQAKVFLGGPPLVKMATGEDADDEALGGADMHSRVSGLSDHFAVDERDAIRIGREILTRINWRKLGPAPRALPEEPTYDPDEILGIVSTDTKVPFDPREVLARTVDGSEFDEYKPLYGTSLVTGWAQIHGYPVGVLANHRGVLFSEEAKKATEFILLANQTDTPLVFLQNTTGYMVGTSYEQGGIVKDGAKMINAVANSTVPHLTINMASSFGAGNYGMSGRAYDPRLMFAWPGAKLAVMGATQLAGVMSIVGRASASSQGKPFDEDADAARTAAIEEQIEAESQAMFVSGRLYDDGIVDPRDTRTVLGMSLSATHSNTVEGRRGFGVFRM from the coding sequence ATGGCCGTACTGAGATCGGCACTGGACACGGCGACGGACGACTACCGCGCCAACCGGGCCGTCCAGCTCGACCTGCTGGAGCGGGTCGCCGAGCAGCACGCGATCGCGATCGCGGGCGGCGGAGCGAAGTACCAGCAGCGCCACCGCGACCGCGGGCGGCTGCCGGTGCGCGAGCGCATCGAGCTGCTGCTCGACCCGGACTCCCCGTTCCTGGAGCTCTCCGCGCTCGCCGCGTGGGGCACCGCGTTCACGGTCGGGGCCACCGTCGTCACCGGGATCGGGGTGGTGTCGGACGTCGAGTGCATGGTGATCGCGCACGACCCGACCGTCCGCGGCGGCGCGATGAACCCGTACTCGCTGAAGAAGACGCTGCGGGCGCTGGAGATCGCGCGCGTCAACCGGCTGCCGGTGGTCAACCTGGTGGAGTCCGGCGGAGCCGACCTGCCGACCCAGGCGGACCTGTTCGTGCCGGCCGGGCGGATCTTCCACGAGCTGACGGGGCTCTCGGCCGCCGGCGTGCCGACCGTCGCGCTGGTGTTCGGCAACTCCACCGCCGGCGGCGCGTACGTGCCCGGCATGTGCGACTACGCGGTGCTCGTCGACAAGCAGGCGAAGGTCTTCCTCGGCGGGCCGCCGCTGGTCAAGATGGCCACCGGCGAGGACGCCGACGACGAGGCGCTCGGTGGCGCCGACATGCACTCGCGGGTCTCCGGGCTGTCCGACCACTTCGCCGTCGACGAGCGCGACGCCATCCGGATCGGCCGCGAGATCCTCACGCGGATCAACTGGCGCAAGCTCGGCCCCGCGCCGCGCGCGCTGCCGGAGGAGCCGACGTACGACCCCGACGAGATCCTGGGGATCGTCTCCACCGACACCAAGGTGCCGTTCGACCCCCGCGAGGTCCTCGCGCGCACCGTCGACGGCTCCGAGTTCGACGAGTACAAGCCGCTCTACGGCACCTCGCTGGTCACCGGGTGGGCGCAGATCCACGGCTATCCGGTCGGCGTGCTCGCCAACCACCGCGGCGTGCTGTTCAGCGAGGAGGCCAAGAAGGCCACCGAGTTCATCCTGCTGGCCAACCAGACCGACACGCCGCTCGTCTTCCTGCAGAACACCACCGGTTACATGGTGGGCACGAGCTACGAGCAGGGCGGCATCGTCAAGGACGGCGCCAAGATGATCAACGCGGTCGCGAACAGCACCGTGCCGCACCTGACGATCAACATGGCCAGCTCGTTCGGGGCGGGCAACTACGGCATGTCCGGGCGCGCGTACGACCCGCGGCTGATGTTCGCCTGGCCCGGCGCGAAGCTCGCGGTCATGGGGGCCACGCAGCTCGCGGGCGTCATGTCGATCGTCGGGCGGGCGTCGGCGTCGTCGCAGGGGAAGCCCTTCGACGAGGACGCCGACGCGGCCCGCACCGCGGCGATCGAGGAGCAGATCGAGGCGGAGTCGCAGGCGATGTTCGTCTCCGGCCGCCTCTACGACGACGGCATCGTCGACCCGCGCGACACCCGCACCGTGCTGGGGATGTCGCTCTCGGCCACCCACTCGAACACCGTCGAGGGCCGTCGCGGCTTCGGCGTCTTCCGGATGTGA